The following proteins are co-located in the Salvelinus namaycush isolate Seneca chromosome 33, SaNama_1.0, whole genome shotgun sequence genome:
- the LOC120027854 gene encoding patched domain-containing protein 3-like isoform X1 translates to MAGCNTDCVEKPIARGFEILGRFVGRHHWWFFILPMLISACLGGGFYFLADREANGIEEMFTPMNGPAKDERRVVKEYFPQNDNEFSRLRLYTEGTFASLIIVTPTANILTIPAFTKIVDIDRDVKAIEVGTFNFSNLCVKKGDVCVSNSIFDIVKTPNVTTTTIDYPYHDNIFIASEIGGVKLKTGSTEIESAKAIRLFYFLKEDNQTVTTMWLQKFIETASMMQQEEGMTISYFTSISRDEEFEKSSDSIIPLFSLTYALAITFSITSCIRLDCVRNKVWVATFGVLSAGMAVLSSFGLLLYCGMPFAMTVATAPFLILGIGVDDMFIMISCWQQTQVHGDVEDRMAATYKEAAVSITITTLTDALAFYIGLLTPFGSVQSFCMYTGTAVLFCYLYNITFFGAFLALNGRREKSNRHWLTCMKVPEPVENSEKYNICSVGGAYDHGTGKEEPMPINNFFKTYYGPFLTNNWTKGFVILLYAGYLGSSIYGCFQIKEGIDLKNLAADSSYVGSYYDNEDEFFSEYGPNVMVVVTDSEFQYWNESARNSLDSCLQNFESLPMVSQNGTISWLNQYLAFGKMTNLNLSEENTFKRNLSAFLERSDFVQDVNFTDNTIFASRVFIQTVNVSTAVDEKNMLNELRETANDCPVKLVVYHPAFIYFDQYAVIVSNTIQNIVVATLAMLVISLLLIPNPICSLWVTFAIASVIVGVAGFMAFWDVNLDSVSMINLVICIGFSVDFSAHISYAFVSSNKRTANEKAIDAVYHLGYPIIQGAVSTILGVVALSAAESYIFRTFFKIMFLVIVFGAVHGIVFIPVFLSFFGICGAKVGDEEDAGDNPQDNTYQFKQKGNDNIACENNF, encoded by the exons ATGGCTGGGTGCAACACAGACTGTGTTGAGAAACCAATAGCTAGAGGATTTGAAATACTTGGGCGTTTTGTTGGTAGACACCACTGGTGGTTTTTTATTCTTCCAATGTTGATTTCTGCGTGTCTTGGCGGAGGATTTTACTTCCTTGCGGACAGAGAAGCAAATGGCATTGAAGAGATGTTTACACCTATGAATGGACCGGCGAAAGACGAACGACGAGTAGTTAAAGAATACTTTCCACAGAATGATAACGAATTCTCTCGTTTGCGGCTCTATACTGAAGGGACCTTTGCATCTCTCATAATTGTTACGCCTACAGCAAATATCCTCACAATTCCTGCTTTTACTAAAATTGTTGATATTGACAGGGACGTGAAAGCCATTGAAGTAGGAACATTTAATTTCTCAAATCTTTGTGTTAAGAAAGGTGATGTGTGCGTGTCAAATTCAATCTTTGATATTGTAAAAACTCCCAATGTTACCACAACAACTATTGATTACCCGTATCATGACAACATTTTCATCGCATCTGAAATTGGTGGTGTGAAACTGAAAACTGGGTCAACTGAAATTGAAAGCGCAAAGGCAATTCGACTTTTTTACTTCTTAAAAGAAGACAACCAGACTGTAACTACGATGTGGCTGCAGAAGTTTATAGAGACTGCGTCGATGATGCAACAAGAAGAAGGC ATGACCATATCTTACTTTACATCAATATCAAGAGATGAAGAGTTTGAGAAGAGCTCTGACTCCATCATTCCCCTCTTCTCATTGACCTATGCCCTGGCCATCACTTTTTCAATCACATCTTGTATAAG GTTGGACTGTGTTAGGAATAAGGTGTGGGTGGCGACCTTTGGTGTCCTCTCAGCTGGTATGGCAGTGTTGTCCAGTTTTGGGTTGTTGCTGTACTGTGGGATGCCCTTCGCTATGACTGTGGCAACAGCTCCATTCCTGATTCTGG GAATTGGTGTTGACGACATGTTCATCATGATTTCTTGCTGGCAGCAGACTCAAGTTCATGGCGACGTAGAGGATCGTATGGCGGCTACATACAAAGAGGCAGCTGTTTCTATCACCATCACAACACTAACTGATGCCCTGGCTTTCTATATTGGTCTGTTAACTCCCTTTGGTTCTGTACAGTCCTTTTGTATGTATACTGGCACAGCTGTGCTCTTCTGCTACTTGTACAACATCACCTTCTTTGGTGCATTTCTGGCACTGAATGGAAGACGTGAAAAGAGCAACAGACATTGGCTGACCTGCATGAAGGTTCCAGAACCAGTGGAGAATTCTGAAAAGTATAATATCTGCTCCGTAGGGGGAGCTTATGATCATGGAACGGGAAAAGAGGAACCAATGCCAATTAACAACTTCTTTAAGACGTACTATGGTCCATTTCTAACAAATAATTGGACCAAGGGGTTTGTGATCCTGCTCTATGCTGGATATTTGGGCTCAAGCATCTATGGTTGCTTCCAAATCAAAGAGGGCATAGACCTTAAAAACCTAGCAGCTGATAGCTCATATGTGGGAAGCTATTACGATAATGAGGATGAATTCTTTTCAGAGTATGGTCCAAATGTTATGGTTGTTGTGACAGACAGTGAGTTTCAATATTGGAATGAAAGTGCTCGGAATAGTCTTGACTCCTGCCTTCAAAACTTTGAAAGTCTACCAATGGTTTCTCAAAACGGGACCATATCTTGGCTCAATCAATATCTTGCATTTGGAAAGATGACCAATTTGAATCTAAGTGAGGAAAATACATTCAAACGTAATTTGTCTGCATTTCTTGAGAGGTCTGATTTTGTACAAGATGTGAATTTTACAGACAACACAATATTTGCCTCACGTGTGTTCATTCAGACAGTCAATGTCAGTACAGCTGTTGATGAAAAGAACATGTTGAATGAGCTTCGAGAGACAGCTAATGATTGTCCAGTAAAGTTGGTTGTTTACCACCCTGCGTTCATATACTTTGACCAATATGCAGTCATTGTTAGTAACACCATCCAAAACATTGTAGTTGCCACTCTTGCCATGCTGGTGATCTCTCTCCTGTTGATTCCCAACCCAATATGTTCTCTGTGGGTGACCTTTGCCATTGCCTCTGTCATAGTGGGTGTTGCTGGTTTCATGGCATTTTGGGATGTCAATCTAGACTCTGTATCCATGATCAATCTTGTCATCTGCATCGGTTTCTCAGTGGACTTTTCCGCTCACATTTCCTATGCCTTTGTCTCTAGCAATAAGAGAACTGCTAATGAGAAGGCCATAGATGCTGTCTATCACTTGGGCTATCCTATCATACAAGGAGCTGTGTCTACTATCTTAGGAGTGGTGGCCCTGTCTGCAGCTGAGAGCTACATCTTCAGGACCTTCTTTAAGATCATGTTCTTGGTCATTGTGTTTGGAGCCGTCCACGGAATAGTGTTTATCCCCGTTTTTTTGTCTTTCTTTGGAATCTGCGGCGCTAAAGTTGGCGATGAAGAAGATGCAGGTGATAACCCTCAAGATAATACCTATCAATTTAAACAGAAAGGGAATGATAATATTGCTTGTGAAAACAATTTCTGA
- the LOC120027854 gene encoding patched domain-containing protein 3-like isoform X2 produces the protein MLCLSRLDCVRNKVWVATFGVLSAGMAVLSSFGLLLYCGMPFAMTVATAPFLILGIGVDDMFIMISCWQQTQVHGDVEDRMAATYKEAAVSITITTLTDALAFYIGLLTPFGSVQSFCMYTGTAVLFCYLYNITFFGAFLALNGRREKSNRHWLTCMKVPEPVENSEKYNICSVGGAYDHGTGKEEPMPINNFFKTYYGPFLTNNWTKGFVILLYAGYLGSSIYGCFQIKEGIDLKNLAADSSYVGSYYDNEDEFFSEYGPNVMVVVTDSEFQYWNESARNSLDSCLQNFESLPMVSQNGTISWLNQYLAFGKMTNLNLSEENTFKRNLSAFLERSDFVQDVNFTDNTIFASRVFIQTVNVSTAVDEKNMLNELRETANDCPVKLVVYHPAFIYFDQYAVIVSNTIQNIVVATLAMLVISLLLIPNPICSLWVTFAIASVIVGVAGFMAFWDVNLDSVSMINLVICIGFSVDFSAHISYAFVSSNKRTANEKAIDAVYHLGYPIIQGAVSTILGVVALSAAESYIFRTFFKIMFLVIVFGAVHGIVFIPVFLSFFGICGAKVGDEEDAGDNPQDNTYQFKQKGNDNIACENNF, from the exons ATGTTGTGTTTGTCTAGGTTGGACTGTGTTAGGAATAAGGTGTGGGTGGCGACCTTTGGTGTCCTCTCAGCTGGTATGGCAGTGTTGTCCAGTTTTGGGTTGTTGCTGTACTGTGGGATGCCCTTCGCTATGACTGTGGCAACAGCTCCATTCCTGATTCTGG GAATTGGTGTTGACGACATGTTCATCATGATTTCTTGCTGGCAGCAGACTCAAGTTCATGGCGACGTAGAGGATCGTATGGCGGCTACATACAAAGAGGCAGCTGTTTCTATCACCATCACAACACTAACTGATGCCCTGGCTTTCTATATTGGTCTGTTAACTCCCTTTGGTTCTGTACAGTCCTTTTGTATGTATACTGGCACAGCTGTGCTCTTCTGCTACTTGTACAACATCACCTTCTTTGGTGCATTTCTGGCACTGAATGGAAGACGTGAAAAGAGCAACAGACATTGGCTGACCTGCATGAAGGTTCCAGAACCAGTGGAGAATTCTGAAAAGTATAATATCTGCTCCGTAGGGGGAGCTTATGATCATGGAACGGGAAAAGAGGAACCAATGCCAATTAACAACTTCTTTAAGACGTACTATGGTCCATTTCTAACAAATAATTGGACCAAGGGGTTTGTGATCCTGCTCTATGCTGGATATTTGGGCTCAAGCATCTATGGTTGCTTCCAAATCAAAGAGGGCATAGACCTTAAAAACCTAGCAGCTGATAGCTCATATGTGGGAAGCTATTACGATAATGAGGATGAATTCTTTTCAGAGTATGGTCCAAATGTTATGGTTGTTGTGACAGACAGTGAGTTTCAATATTGGAATGAAAGTGCTCGGAATAGTCTTGACTCCTGCCTTCAAAACTTTGAAAGTCTACCAATGGTTTCTCAAAACGGGACCATATCTTGGCTCAATCAATATCTTGCATTTGGAAAGATGACCAATTTGAATCTAAGTGAGGAAAATACATTCAAACGTAATTTGTCTGCATTTCTTGAGAGGTCTGATTTTGTACAAGATGTGAATTTTACAGACAACACAATATTTGCCTCACGTGTGTTCATTCAGACAGTCAATGTCAGTACAGCTGTTGATGAAAAGAACATGTTGAATGAGCTTCGAGAGACAGCTAATGATTGTCCAGTAAAGTTGGTTGTTTACCACCCTGCGTTCATATACTTTGACCAATATGCAGTCATTGTTAGTAACACCATCCAAAACATTGTAGTTGCCACTCTTGCCATGCTGGTGATCTCTCTCCTGTTGATTCCCAACCCAATATGTTCTCTGTGGGTGACCTTTGCCATTGCCTCTGTCATAGTGGGTGTTGCTGGTTTCATGGCATTTTGGGATGTCAATCTAGACTCTGTATCCATGATCAATCTTGTCATCTGCATCGGTTTCTCAGTGGACTTTTCCGCTCACATTTCCTATGCCTTTGTCTCTAGCAATAAGAGAACTGCTAATGAGAAGGCCATAGATGCTGTCTATCACTTGGGCTATCCTATCATACAAGGAGCTGTGTCTACTATCTTAGGAGTGGTGGCCCTGTCTGCAGCTGAGAGCTACATCTTCAGGACCTTCTTTAAGATCATGTTCTTGGTCATTGTGTTTGGAGCCGTCCACGGAATAGTGTTTATCCCCGTTTTTTTGTCTTTCTTTGGAATCTGCGGCGCTAAAGTTGGCGATGAAGAAGATGCAGGTGATAACCCTCAAGATAATACCTATCAATTTAAACAGAAAGGGAATGATAATATTGCTTGTGAAAACAATTTCTGA